In Harmonia axyridis chromosome 6, icHarAxyr1.1, whole genome shotgun sequence, a single window of DNA contains:
- the LOC123682395 gene encoding putative nuclease HARBI1, which produces MQMCLRYLSDPGYQKGIGQELGVSQATVSRTVTAVIDSIVAQSNYWIKFPSTNNALMSAKQLCQSKYRFPTAIGVVDCTHVGILKPNRHGDEYVNRKGYPTLNVQATCDAREMFTSTDVSWPGSVHDSRIWRNSRIRVQLQNKNNVVLLKLDIV; this is translated from the coding sequence ATGCAGATGTGTTTACGCTATCTCAGTGATCCTGGGTATCAGAAAGGCATTGGTCAAGAACTGGGTGTAAGTCAAGCTACAGTATCTCGTACAGTGACTGCCGTAATTGACAGCATAGTGGCGCAATCAAATTACTGGATAAAATTTCCGTCTACGAACAATGCACTTATGAGTGCCAAACAGTTATGTCAAAGCAAATATAGGTTTCCAACAGCAATTGGCGTAGTTGACTGCACCCACGTAGGAATTCTGAAACCAAATCGCCATGGTGATGAGTATGTCAACCGGAAAGGTTATCCTACACTGAATGTGCAAGCCACTTGTGATGCAAGAGAAATGTTCACTAGTACCGACGTTAGTTGGCCTGGTTCGGTCCACGATTCAAGAATATGGAGAAATTCACGAATAAGGGTTCAATTACAAAATAAGAACAACGTCGTGCTGCTGAAGCTGGATATAGTATAG